A stretch of Desulfovibrio sp. UIB00 DNA encodes these proteins:
- a CDS encoding HEAT repeat domain-containing protein, producing MNMENPQHKAILEALKSGENDAIRDAAFSAGDQGLQDAVPMLCEHIKSPSVGVQEAAEYALRKIRGPQVVVALLPLLSSDEAPVRNVAMDILREIGSDSIESIQPYLQHDDADLRIFITDILGYCRTHQSCLLLCRALLKDPEVNVRYQAAVSLGTLAFPEAVNSLCQAMHDEEWVQFAVVEALAKIKDYSAASALVKLLSQASSLVSSAIVDALGDMGDVKSIPLLFSSLENVREALRHKIVKAIVQILNGRGLSLLAGKSQERLRSYLLDALTDNDEDILLASLQGLSAIGSDACTEDIINMAATLDRERQDELYEAAIKAIAAIGYNDSVRDALNSVDESRTLLAMEACHLMADRRCVPDLKNIFWDASPELQRMAAAELAQLGDCADSPFFITIMNDSEDAEVLKSALVFFGNQPTCPDVEDLVFAQLDHRYVDVKEMALEACINLHSAKLNERFKERAKSEDPMQRMMAVYALGRYGIVENLPEITAALEDESPRTRQVAVESFQSLGEQAEGYLPLLLPRLTDEDKDVRLAVIDLLGQLASPTVLPYVLNGLDDENEWVRIRAIDALGMHKVANAVPQLAQMLESSSPMVALKIIEALGKIGGNVAFSVLLGLMNHEDPDIQHAAEEAVATIQAEQE from the coding sequence ATGAACATGGAAAATCCACAGCACAAAGCAATTCTTGAAGCCCTGAAGTCGGGCGAAAATGACGCGATTCGCGACGCGGCATTCAGCGCTGGCGATCAGGGCCTCCAGGATGCCGTTCCCATGCTCTGCGAACACATCAAAAGCCCAAGTGTGGGCGTACAGGAAGCAGCGGAATACGCCCTGCGCAAAATTCGCGGGCCTCAGGTGGTTGTAGCTCTGCTGCCGCTCCTGAGCAGCGACGAAGCCCCTGTGCGCAACGTGGCCATGGACATTCTGCGCGAAATCGGCTCGGACAGCATTGAGAGCATTCAGCCCTACCTGCAGCACGACGATGCAGATTTGCGGATATTTATCACAGATATTCTGGGATACTGCCGTACGCACCAGTCCTGTCTGCTGCTCTGCCGCGCCCTGCTTAAAGATCCGGAAGTGAACGTGCGTTATCAGGCTGCTGTGAGCCTTGGCACACTGGCTTTTCCCGAAGCCGTCAACTCCCTGTGCCAGGCCATGCACGATGAGGAATGGGTGCAGTTTGCCGTGGTGGAAGCCCTTGCGAAAATCAAGGACTACTCCGCCGCCAGCGCTCTTGTGAAACTGCTTTCCCAGGCCTCGTCCCTTGTGAGTTCGGCCATTGTGGACGCCCTTGGCGACATGGGCGATGTAAAGTCCATTCCCCTGCTCTTCAGTTCACTTGAAAATGTTCGCGAAGCCCTGAGACACAAGATTGTCAAAGCTATCGTGCAGATTCTCAACGGACGGGGCTTGTCGCTGCTGGCTGGCAAATCCCAGGAGAGGCTGCGTTCCTACCTGCTTGACGCCCTTACAGACAATGATGAAGACATTTTGCTGGCCTCCCTGCAAGGCCTGAGCGCCATCGGCTCGGACGCGTGCACCGAGGACATCATCAACATGGCCGCCACACTCGACAGGGAACGCCAGGATGAACTCTATGAAGCCGCCATCAAGGCCATAGCCGCCATCGGCTACAATGACTCCGTACGCGATGCCCTGAACAGCGTTGATGAATCGCGCACCTTGCTGGCAATGGAGGCCTGCCATCTTATGGCAGACCGCCGTTGCGTGCCTGATCTCAAGAATATTTTCTGGGATGCCAGCCCGGAACTGCAGCGCATGGCAGCAGCGGAACTGGCCCAACTTGGCGACTGCGCCGACTCCCCGTTCTTCATCACCATCATGAATGATTCAGAAGACGCGGAAGTTCTTAAGAGTGCACTGGTCTTCTTTGGCAACCAGCCCACCTGCCCTGATGTGGAAGACCTTGTCTTCGCCCAGCTGGATCACCGCTATGTGGATGTTAAGGAAATGGCGCTGGAAGCCTGCATCAACCTGCACAGCGCCAAGCTGAACGAACGCTTCAAGGAGCGCGCCAAGAGCGAAGATCCCATGCAGCGCATGATGGCCGTTTACGCCCTTGGCCGTTACGGCATTGTAGAAAATCTGCCTGAAATAACGGCAGCGCTTGAAGATGAATCGCCCCGCACGCGGCAGGTGGCGGTGGAATCCTTCCAGAGTCTTGGCGAACAGGCCGAGGGATACCTGCCCCTGCTGCTGCCCCGCCTTACAGATGAAGACAAGGATGTTCGCCTTGCAGTAATTGACCTGCTTGGGCAGCTCGCTTCCCCAACTGTGCTGCCCTATGTGCTCAATGGGCTTGATGATGAAAATGAATGGGTTCGCATACGCGCCATTGATGCGCTGGGCATGCACAAGGTAGCCAATGCCGTTCCGCAACTGGCGCAAATGCTTGAGAGTTCAAGCCCCATGGTGGCCCTCAAAATTATTGAGGCTCTTGGTAAGATCGGCGGCAATGTGGCCTTTAGCGTGCTGCTGGGTTTGATGAATCATGAAGACCCGGATATCCAGCATGCAGCGGAAGAAGCGGTGGCAACGATCCAGGCCGAACAGGAGTAG
- a CDS encoding chemotaxis response regulator protein-glutamate methylesterase: MISVLVVDDSTFMRNTITSLLEQDSEIKVVGTARNGQEALEKAEELDPDVMTLDVDLPRLDGLGVLQQLMKKTPIPVLMVSSLTQSGAESTLKALEYGALDFIPKTMSCDRECFGAELQRKVRAIARRKTIIKLKYRRINQIQVPVPRPQPSQPADYVQTPCTGPRDLVVIGVSTGGPPVVQKILSALPADLPACILIAQHMPAAFTNPFAKRLDSVCKIGVTEAQDGDKFKTGHAYVCPGGKHLGIRMRGPLPEIFVAEEPRDALYKPSANVLFETAGKAMGRRTLGAILTGMGSDGCEGAKVLKEKGGCLIAQNEASCVVYGMPKAIVDNKLANLILDVDDIANAIITTVRG; this comes from the coding sequence ATGATCAGTGTCCTCGTGGTTGATGATTCAACCTTTATGCGCAACACCATTACTTCACTTCTCGAGCAGGATTCTGAAATCAAGGTTGTGGGCACAGCCCGCAACGGTCAGGAGGCCCTGGAAAAAGCCGAAGAACTTGATCCTGACGTAATGACGCTTGATGTTGACCTTCCAAGGCTTGATGGCCTTGGAGTTTTGCAGCAGTTGATGAAAAAGACTCCTATTCCCGTGCTGATGGTCAGCTCTCTCACGCAGAGCGGCGCGGAAAGCACATTAAAGGCATTAGAGTACGGCGCACTTGATTTTATTCCCAAAACTATGAGCTGCGACCGGGAGTGTTTTGGGGCGGAACTGCAGCGCAAAGTGCGGGCTATCGCACGGCGCAAAACCATCATCAAACTTAAATACAGGCGCATCAATCAAATTCAGGTTCCAGTTCCACGCCCTCAGCCTTCGCAGCCTGCGGATTATGTGCAAACGCCCTGCACCGGGCCGCGCGATCTGGTTGTAATCGGCGTATCCACCGGGGGGCCGCCAGTGGTGCAAAAGATTCTTTCGGCACTGCCTGCGGATCTTCCGGCCTGCATACTTATTGCGCAGCATATGCCGGCGGCTTTTACAAATCCGTTTGCCAAGCGCCTCGACAGTGTTTGCAAGATCGGCGTTACCGAAGCCCAGGACGGTGACAAATTCAAAACTGGCCATGCGTATGTCTGCCCTGGCGGCAAACATCTGGGTATTCGCATGCGCGGCCCGTTGCCAGAAATCTTTGTTGCAGAAGAACCACGAGATGCCCTTTACAAACCTTCGGCAAACGTGCTTTTTGAAACTGCGGGCAAAGCAATGGGAAGACGCACGCTTGGCGCGATTCTTACCGGAATGGGTTCAGACGGATGCGAAGGGGCCAAGGTTCTTAAAGAGAAGGGCGGCTGCCTTATAGCGCAAAATGAGGCTTCCTGTGTCGTTTACGGTATGCCCAAGGCGATTGTAGACAACAAGCTCGCCAACCTCATTCTCGATGTGGATGATATTGCCAACGCCATCATAACAACGGTCAGAGGCTGA
- a CDS encoding LL-diaminopimelate aminotransferase — protein MTSVNSNFLKLQSNYLFAEIARKVASFKEANPEKRVISLGIGDVTRPLAPAVVAALHKAADDMGDAATFHGYGPEQGYAFLREIIAEHDYKARGVDLSADEVFVSDGAKSDVGNFQELFAADSIVAVTDPVYPVYVDSNAMAGRSGEFDGKQWDRLVYLPCLKENDFVPDFPKTRPDIIYLCYPNNPTGTVLSRQALQGWVDYARREGCVILYDSAYEAYITDSSVPHSIYELEGAQEVAVEFRSFSKTAGFTGLRCAYTVVPKALQVSDGKGGKVALNGLWNRRQCTKYNGCPYIVQRAAAATYSPEGRAQVMDVIHGYQRNAESLRKAVTGMGLSVYGGVNAPYIWVSVPDGMTSWGFFDHVLNNTALVCTPGAGFGASGEGYVRLTAFGSPADTEEAIKRLASLS, from the coding sequence ATGACCAGCGTAAACAGCAATTTTCTCAAGCTGCAAAGCAACTATCTTTTTGCGGAAATAGCCCGCAAGGTCGCCTCCTTCAAGGAAGCCAACCCCGAAAAGCGCGTCATCAGCCTGGGCATTGGCGATGTGACCCGTCCCCTTGCCCCTGCCGTTGTTGCGGCGCTGCACAAGGCTGCTGACGATATGGGCGATGCCGCCACGTTTCACGGGTACGGCCCGGAACAGGGCTACGCCTTTTTGCGCGAAATCATCGCGGAACACGACTACAAGGCGCGCGGCGTTGACCTGAGCGCCGATGAAGTGTTCGTCAGCGACGGCGCCAAGTCGGACGTGGGCAATTTTCAGGAACTTTTTGCCGCTGACAGCATTGTGGCTGTGACAGACCCAGTCTACCCCGTCTATGTGGATTCCAACGCCATGGCGGGCCGTTCCGGCGAATTTGACGGCAAGCAGTGGGACAGGCTCGTGTACCTGCCCTGCCTCAAGGAAAACGACTTTGTGCCGGACTTTCCCAAAACCCGGCCCGATATCATCTATCTGTGCTACCCCAACAACCCCACAGGCACTGTGCTTTCGCGTCAGGCGCTTCAGGGTTGGGTGGACTACGCCCGCCGCGAAGGCTGCGTCATTCTGTATGACTCCGCCTACGAGGCATACATCACCGACAGCTCTGTTCCCCACAGCATCTACGAGCTTGAAGGCGCGCAGGAAGTGGCCGTGGAATTCCGCAGTTTCTCCAAAACCGCCGGCTTCACCGGCCTGCGTTGCGCCTATACTGTTGTGCCCAAGGCGCTTCAGGTCAGCGATGGCAAGGGCGGCAAGGTTGCGCTCAACGGCCTCTGGAACCGCCGCCAGTGCACCAAGTACAACGGCTGCCCCTACATTGTGCAGCGGGCCGCTGCCGCCACCTACAGTCCGGAAGGCCGGGCGCAGGTCATGGACGTTATCCACGGCTACCAGCGCAATGCAGAAAGCCTGCGCAAAGCTGTAACCGGCATGGGTCTTTCCGTCTACGGCGGCGTCAATGCTCCCTACATCTGGGTGAGCGTGCCTGACGGCATGACCTCCTGGGGATTTTTTGACCACGTGCTGAACAATACGGCTCTTGTGTGCACGCCCGGCGCTGGCTTTGGCGCTTCTGGCGAAGGCTATGTGCGCCTGACAGCCTTTGGCTCCCCGGCTGATACAGAAGAAGCCATTAAACGCCTTGCTTCACTGAGCTAG
- the dapF gene encoding diaminopimelate epimerase translates to MAATLRFTKMQGIGNDYVYVNGFEERVENPNDLARQISDRHFGVGSDGLVLILPSGTSDVRMRMFNSDGSEAEMCGNAIRCVGKYVHDHGILSKDVIRVETRAGEKIVRLLFEGGEVCGATVDMGEPVLTPANIPVLVEGDTSAQRFVARPVEVDGAGYDITAVSMGNPHAVVFMKGIDDLDLPKIGPSFEHHRLFPQRTNTEFVEVISSTKVRMRVWERGAGETLACGTGACAVAVACVLNNLTGRELDVELKGGTLHIHWDEISNHVYMTGGAVTVFTGTYHI, encoded by the coding sequence ATGGCTGCAACACTGCGCTTTACAAAAATGCAGGGCATCGGCAACGATTATGTCTATGTGAACGGCTTTGAAGAACGTGTCGAGAACCCCAACGACCTTGCCCGACAGATCAGTGACCGCCATTTCGGCGTCGGGTCTGACGGTCTCGTACTGATTCTGCCTTCCGGCACTTCAGACGTGCGCATGCGCATGTTCAATTCTGATGGTTCCGAGGCTGAAATGTGCGGCAATGCCATCCGCTGCGTGGGCAAATATGTTCACGACCACGGCATCCTTTCCAAGGATGTTATCCGCGTTGAAACCCGCGCCGGGGAAAAAATCGTCCGGTTGCTGTTTGAAGGCGGCGAGGTTTGCGGCGCAACGGTTGATATGGGCGAACCCGTGCTGACCCCGGCCAACATTCCCGTGCTGGTCGAGGGCGACACAAGCGCCCAGCGCTTTGTGGCCCGCCCTGTCGAGGTTGACGGCGCTGGCTATGATATTACCGCAGTTTCCATGGGCAACCCGCATGCGGTTGTGTTCATGAAAGGCATAGACGACCTTGATCTGCCCAAGATCGGCCCCAGCTTTGAGCACCACAGGCTGTTTCCGCAGCGTACCAACACCGAATTTGTGGAAGTGATCTCTTCCACCAAGGTGAGAATGCGCGTGTGGGAACGCGGCGCGGGCGAAACCCTTGCCTGCGGCACCGGCGCATGCGCCGTTGCGGTTGCATGCGTGCTCAACAACCTTACCGGGCGCGAGCTTGACGTGGAGCTCAAAGGCGGCACCCTGCACATCCATTGGGACGAAATTTCCAACCATGTCTACATGACCGGCGGAGCCGTCACCGTCTTCACCGGCACGTACCACATCTGA
- a CDS encoding glutamine synthetase III, whose amino-acid sequence MSSPRKKALFKAVNTAPVIPTSADEIGRSAEDIFGRYVFGLATMRKRLPKDVFKKLAKTIRDGERLNPEIADVVANAMKDWAIENGATHYTHWFHPMTGLTAEKHDAFLSPTIDGQVISEFSGKMLISGEPDASSFPSGGIRSTFEARGYTAWDPSVPVFIIPAPYGATLHIPTYFYSYSGEALDRKIPLIRSISALSRQAMRILKLFGNTTASYVRANVGPEQEYFLVDKNLAALRPDLLMAGRTLIGATSPKGQEMEDHYFGSIPPRVMSFMQDLENELRSLGIPAKTRHNEVAPGQFEIAPVYEEANIACDHNMLCMNMMRHMAGKHGFVCLVHEKPFAGVNGSGKHNNWSISDSDGSNLLNPGSTPVDNAQFLVFLAAVLRAVHMHSAALRLGTVGAGNDHRLGANEAPPAILSVYLGEQLTDVLDTIINGKGSKNKKSAVMEVGVSTLPPLPVDLSDRNRTSPFAFTGNKFEFRAVGSSQSVAPVNIALNAAVASALDDIATELEASVAGGTDLNTALQSLLPRLFKEHMPIVFNGNGYAESWAEEAARRGLPNYNNTVTALEHYSDPDVMNVFLRHGILTEREILSRQDILLENYSKTVCIEGNLLADMIRSSVLPPSMEAQTKAADAVIKTRAVLGDKGAASEEEYFNELRGHIVALQKGVTVLEKAVEKAQCTEGALEQAKAARDGILPAMAECRTHADALERLVEDSLWVLPKYAELLWAH is encoded by the coding sequence ATGAGTTCCCCCCGTAAAAAGGCTTTGTTCAAAGCAGTGAACACTGCACCGGTCATCCCCACCAGCGCTGATGAAATAGGCCGCAGCGCGGAAGACATCTTTGGCCGCTACGTGTTTGGCCTGGCCACCATGCGTAAGCGCCTTCCCAAGGATGTGTTCAAAAAGCTGGCCAAGACCATCCGCGACGGCGAACGCCTGAACCCCGAAATCGCTGATGTTGTCGCCAACGCCATGAAGGACTGGGCCATCGAAAACGGCGCCACGCACTACACGCACTGGTTCCATCCCATGACCGGCCTCACTGCCGAAAAGCATGACGCCTTTCTGTCGCCCACCATTGATGGTCAGGTTATCAGCGAATTCTCTGGCAAGATGCTGATCAGCGGTGAGCCGGACGCCTCCTCCTTCCCTTCCGGCGGCATCCGCTCCACGTTTGAAGCACGCGGCTATACCGCGTGGGATCCCTCCGTGCCGGTGTTCATCATCCCCGCTCCTTACGGGGCCACCCTGCACATTCCGACGTACTTTTACTCATACTCGGGCGAAGCTCTTGACCGCAAGATCCCGCTCATTCGCTCCATATCGGCCCTGTCGCGTCAGGCCATGCGTATTCTCAAGCTCTTCGGCAACACCACGGCCAGCTATGTGCGCGCCAACGTCGGCCCCGAGCAGGAATACTTCCTGGTGGACAAAAACCTGGCCGCCCTGCGCCCTGACCTTCTGATGGCTGGCCGCACCCTGATTGGCGCCACCTCGCCCAAGGGTCAGGAGATGGAAGACCACTACTTCGGCTCCATTCCTCCCCGCGTGATGAGCTTCATGCAGGATCTGGAAAACGAGCTGCGTTCGCTGGGCATCCCGGCCAAGACCCGCCACAACGAAGTGGCCCCCGGCCAGTTTGAAATCGCCCCTGTGTACGAAGAAGCCAACATCGCCTGCGACCACAACATGCTCTGCATGAACATGATGCGTCACATGGCTGGCAAGCACGGTTTTGTATGCCTGGTGCACGAAAAGCCCTTTGCGGGCGTGAACGGCAGCGGCAAGCACAACAACTGGTCCATCAGCGATTCTGATGGCTCCAACCTGCTCAACCCCGGCTCCACGCCGGTGGACAACGCCCAGTTCCTGGTATTCCTGGCCGCCGTGCTGCGCGCCGTGCACATGCACAGCGCGGCCCTGCGCCTCGGCACCGTGGGCGCTGGCAACGACCACCGCCTTGGCGCCAACGAAGCCCCGCCGGCCATCCTGTCCGTCTACCTTGGCGAACAGCTTACCGATGTGCTTGACACCATCATCAACGGCAAGGGTTCCAAGAACAAGAAGAGCGCGGTCATGGAAGTGGGCGTTTCCACCCTGCCTCCGCTGCCCGTGGATCTTTCCGACCGTAACCGCACAAGCCCCTTTGCCTTCACCGGCAACAAGTTTGAATTCCGCGCCGTGGGTTCCTCGCAGTCCGTGGCTCCGGTCAATATCGCCCTGAACGCGGCTGTTGCCAGCGCTCTGGATGACATTGCCACCGAACTTGAAGCTTCGGTTGCCGGCGGCACCGATCTGAACACGGCCCTGCAGTCCCTGCTGCCCCGCCTGTTCAAGGAACACATGCCCATCGTCTTTAACGGTAATGGTTACGCTGAATCCTGGGCTGAAGAAGCCGCCCGCCGCGGCCTGCCCAACTACAACAACACCGTTACCGCTCTTGAACACTACAGCGATCCCGACGTCATGAACGTCTTCCTGCGTCACGGCATCCTGACCGAGCGTGAAATTCTCTCCCGTCAGGACATCCTGCTGGAAAACTACAGCAAGACCGTGTGCATTGAAGGCAACCTGTTGGCCGACATGATCCGCTCTTCCGTACTGCCGCCCAGCATGGAAGCCCAGACCAAGGCCGCCGATGCGGTTATCAAGACCCGCGCCGTGCTTGGCGACAAGGGCGCTGCAAGCGAAGAGGAATACTTTAACGAACTGCGCGGCCACATTGTCGCACTCCAGAAGGGTGTGACTGTGCTGGAAAAGGCCGTGGAAAAAGCCCAGTGCACCGAAGGTGCGTTGGAACAGGCCAAGGCCGCTCGTGACGGCATCCTGCCCGCCATGGCCGAATGCCGCACCCATGCAGACGCTCTTGAGCGCCTGGTTGAGGACAGCCTGTGGGTTCTGCCCAAGTACGCGGAACTGCTCTGGGCTCACTAG
- a CDS encoding P-II family nitrogen regulator, protein MKKLEIIIRPSMFDKVKDALTDMGIHGLNYVEIKGFGRQRGHTEVYRGTTMQVDCLPKIKVEVVLHDDMLETVLNAVVSISRTGQVGDGKIFISDVMDAIRIRTGERGDEAL, encoded by the coding sequence ATGAAAAAGCTTGAAATCATCATCCGGCCCAGCATGTTTGACAAGGTTAAGGACGCGCTTACCGACATGGGCATCCACGGCTTGAACTACGTTGAAATCAAGGGCTTTGGTCGCCAGCGCGGGCACACTGAAGTGTATCGCGGCACCACCATGCAGGTTGACTGCCTGCCCAAGATCAAGGTCGAGGTCGTGCTGCACGATGACATGCTGGAAACTGTTCTGAATGCCGTGGTGTCCATCTCCCGCACAGGACAGGTTGGCGACGGAAAAATTTTCATCAGTGATGTGATGGATGCCATCCGCATCCGCACTGGTGAGCGCGGCGATGAGGCTCTTTAG
- a CDS encoding ammonium transporter, whose translation MNASDTAFILICASMVMLMTPALALFYGGLVRSRNILSTHMHSYGALALISVLWAVVGYTLAFGEDVGGIIGDLSYLFLKGVGGESAPAATQLPHTVFMGYQCMFAALTVALISGAYAERIRFSAMLVFSGLWLLFVYSPMAHWVWGGGWMSKMGALDFAGGAVVHMSSGAAALACAQALGPRLSTGSSHATPNNLPLTLLGGGLLWFGWFGFNAGSALVSGPLAGQALVTTHMASACGILGWMLVEWIRTGKPTSLGAISGALAGLVAITPGAGFVEVLPAMLIGFVGGIICYGGVLLKNKFGYDDALDVVGIHGIGGTWGALATGLFACAAINNSDGLFYGNPEQAWIQIVSIVATWGYCYIVSRIILYVVDAVVGLRVTPEEEFTGLDLSEHNERGYSL comes from the coding sequence ATGAACGCCTCGGATACTGCATTTATTTTGATCTGCGCCTCCATGGTCATGCTGATGACCCCGGCGCTGGCCCTCTTTTACGGTGGCCTGGTTCGCTCCCGCAATATCCTGTCCACCCACATGCACAGCTACGGCGCGCTGGCTCTCATCTCCGTATTATGGGCCGTTGTGGGTTACACTCTGGCCTTTGGCGAAGATGTTGGCGGCATTATCGGCGATCTTTCTTACCTCTTCCTCAAAGGCGTGGGCGGCGAATCGGCTCCTGCCGCCACCCAGCTGCCCCACACGGTTTTTATGGGGTATCAGTGCATGTTTGCTGCTCTTACCGTAGCCCTTATTTCCGGTGCCTACGCTGAGCGCATCCGCTTCTCCGCCATGCTTGTATTCTCTGGTTTGTGGTTGCTCTTCGTCTACTCGCCCATGGCCCACTGGGTCTGGGGCGGCGGCTGGATGAGCAAGATGGGCGCTCTGGACTTTGCTGGCGGCGCAGTTGTGCACATGTCTTCCGGCGCGGCGGCTCTTGCCTGTGCCCAGGCTCTTGGACCGCGGCTTTCCACTGGCAGCTCGCATGCAACGCCTAACAACCTGCCCCTTACCCTGCTTGGCGGCGGCCTGTTGTGGTTCGGCTGGTTCGGCTTCAATGCTGGCAGCGCCCTGGTTTCCGGTCCTCTTGCTGGTCAGGCCCTTGTAACAACTCACATGGCTTCCGCCTGCGGTATTCTTGGCTGGATGCTCGTTGAATGGATTCGCACTGGCAAGCCCACAAGCCTTGGCGCTATCTCCGGCGCACTGGCGGGCCTCGTGGCCATCACCCCCGGCGCGGGCTTTGTGGAAGTGCTGCCCGCCATGCTGATCGGTTTTGTTGGCGGCATCATCTGCTACGGCGGCGTGCTCCTGAAGAACAAGTTCGGTTACGACGACGCCCTTGACGTGGTCGGCATTCACGGCATCGGCGGCACCTGGGGTGCGCTTGCCACCGGCCTGTTCGCCTGCGCGGCCATCAACAACTCGGACGGTCTGTTCTACGGCAATCCTGAGCAGGCCTGGATCCAGATCGTGTCCATTGTGGCTACCTGGGGTTATTGCTACATAGTTTCCCGGATAATCCTCTATGTGGTTGACGCGGTTGTCGGCCTGCGGGTTACGCCTGAAGAGGAATTCACCGGTCTCGATTTGAGCGAGCACAACGAACGCGGCTACTCCTTGTAG
- a CDS encoding sigma 54-interacting transcriptional regulator — protein sequence MQKSSNTSPRPGTVSRSPANADSHREEQLRLLLDLSNVVNSATDVGVALNKALQLMAEHLHMMRGAITLISPNSGEIRIEAAYGLKPAEARRGRYVRGEGITGRVIETGRSMYISNVSEEPLFLNRTRSRDLGKEGISFICVPICLNDQVVGALSVDHLLVDDATLEDEMRLLTIISTLLGHAALESQGRMDEEASSPLRPRGFVGNSEVMQKVYAQIAQVAPSSTTVFLQGESGTGKELAARSIHSGSTRANKPFISLNCAALPENLIESELFGHERGAFTGANATRKGRFELANGGTLFLDEVGELSLMTQAKLLRVLQERAFERLGGMETHYVDVRFITATNRDLEKMVEEETFRRDLFYRLNVFPIFLPPLSFRPEDILPLANHFIKKYALANGRNNVRLSLSVMDMLQRYTWPGNIRELENVMERAVLLLGREGLVLPQHLPPALHGSRVAASSGLTPGLIRQGLSGSLQEQLDELERASITEALEFSQGQMGKAAASLGLTERIMALRMKKYGITYKAFRPVYRKDETE from the coding sequence ATGCAAAAATCCAGCAATACATCTCCCCGTCCCGGCACCGTGTCGCGCTCTCCCGCTAACGCAGACAGCCACCGCGAAGAGCAGCTGCGCCTTTTGTTGGATCTTTCCAATGTGGTCAATTCCGCCACGGATGTGGGGGTTGCCCTGAACAAGGCGCTCCAGCTTATGGCAGAGCATCTGCACATGATGCGCGGCGCAATCACGCTTATTTCGCCCAACAGCGGCGAAATCCGCATTGAGGCTGCCTACGGCCTCAAACCCGCTGAGGCCCGCCGGGGCCGCTACGTGCGCGGCGAGGGTATCACCGGGCGCGTGATCGAAACCGGGCGTTCCATGTACATATCTAATGTATCTGAAGAGCCCCTGTTTCTGAACCGCACCCGCTCTCGCGATCTGGGCAAGGAGGGGATTTCGTTCATCTGCGTACCCATCTGCCTTAACGATCAGGTTGTGGGCGCGCTATCGGTTGACCATCTGCTGGTGGACGATGCCACACTTGAAGACGAAATGCGCCTTCTTACCATTATATCAACCCTGCTTGGGCATGCGGCCCTTGAATCGCAGGGCCGCATGGATGAGGAAGCCTCCTCGCCCCTTAGGCCGCGCGGCTTTGTGGGCAATTCTGAAGTGATGCAAAAGGTCTACGCGCAGATTGCGCAGGTGGCCCCGTCCAGCACCACAGTTTTTTTACAGGGGGAATCCGGCACGGGCAAAGAACTGGCTGCGCGCTCCATCCATTCGGGCAGCACACGCGCCAACAAGCCCTTTATTTCGCTCAACTGCGCCGCATTGCCAGAAAACCTCATTGAAAGCGAACTGTTCGGCCATGAACGTGGGGCCTTTACCGGCGCAAACGCCACGCGCAAAGGGCGCTTTGAGCTTGCCAACGGCGGCACGCTGTTTTTGGACGAAGTTGGCGAGCTTTCGCTCATGACCCAGGCAAAATTGCTGCGCGTCTTGCAGGAAAGGGCCTTTGAGCGTCTTGGCGGCATGGAAACGCATTATGTTGATGTGCGTTTTATCACCGCCACCAACCGCGATCTGGAAAAAATGGTAGAGGAAGAAACCTTCCGCCGCGATCTGTTCTACCGCCTCAATGTCTTCCCCATTTTCCTTCCGCCCCTGAGTTTCCGGCCAGAGGACATTCTGCCGCTGGCAAACCACTTTATCAAAAAATACGCGCTGGCCAACGGGCGTAATAACGTGCGCCTCTCCCTTTCTGTCATGGATATGCTGCAACGCTATACCTGGCCGGGCAACATCCGCGAACTTGAAAACGTCATGGAGCGCGCCGTGTTGCTACTGGGCCGCGAGGGCCTTGTGTTGCCCCAGCACTTGCCCCCTGCCCTGCACGGCAGCCGCGTTGCGGCAAGTTCCGGCCTCACGCCCGGGCTGATCCGCCAGGGGCTTTCCGGCAGTTTGCAGGAGCAGCTGGACGAGCTGGAACGCGCATCAATCACCGAAGCGCTTGAGTTCAGCCAGGGCCAGATGGGCAAAGCCGCCGCAAGCCTTGGATTGACGGAAAGAATCATGGCCCTGCGCATGAAAAAGTACGGCATAACCTACAAGGCTTTTCGCCCCGTGTACCGTAAGGACGAAACCGAGTAG